A single region of the Streptococcus macedonicus ACA-DC 198 genome encodes:
- the ytmP gene encoding Aminoglycoside phosphotransferase family protein: MTVSDQELTMIPLRGKSGKAFIGQYPNGEKIFIKLNTTPILPALAKEQIAPQLLWVRRTGNGDTMSAQEWLDGRILTKEDMGSKQIVHILLRLHKSRPLVNQLLQLNYKIENPYDLLVDWEKNAPLQIQENTYLQSIVKELKRSLPEFRSEVATIVHGDIKHSNWVITTSGMIYLVDWDSVRLTDRMYDVAFLLSHYIPYSRWQEWLHYYGYKDSEKVRQKIIWYGQFSYLSQILNCFDKRDMEHVNQEIYGLRKFRELVSKKK, encoded by the coding sequence GTGACAGTATCGGATCAAGAATTGACAATGATTCCCTTGCGAGGTAAGAGTGGCAAAGCCTTTATTGGTCAATATCCAAACGGTGAAAAAATCTTTATTAAATTGAATACGACACCGATTTTGCCTGCACTTGCTAAAGAACAGATTGCACCACAATTATTGTGGGTACGTCGAACTGGCAATGGTGATACAATGAGTGCTCAAGAGTGGCTTGATGGTAGAATTTTGACAAAAGAGGATATGGGGAGTAAACAAATTGTCCATATTCTTTTACGTTTACATAAATCACGCCCTCTAGTTAATCAGCTGTTACAGTTGAACTATAAGATTGAAAATCCTTATGATTTGTTAGTGGATTGGGAAAAAAATGCCCCACTTCAAATCCAAGAAAATACTTATCTGCAAAGCATCGTTAAAGAATTAAAACGTAGTTTGCCAGAATTTCGTTCAGAAGTCGCAACAATTGTGCATGGTGACATTAAGCATAGCAACTGGGTCATTACGACTAGTGGTATGATTTACCTTGTTGATTGGGATTCTGTGCGATTGACAGATAGAATGTATGATGTAGCCTTTCTTTTGAGCCATTACATTCCATATTCTCGTTGGCAAGAGTGGTTACATTATTATGGTTATAAAGATAGCGAAAAGGTTCGTCAGAAGATTATTTGGTATGGACAATTTTCATATCTTTCACAAATTTTAAATTGTTTTGATAAACGTGACATGGAACACGTTAATCAAGAAATTTATGGTTTACGAAAATTTAGGGAGTTAGTTAGTAAAAAGAAATAA